The following proteins come from a genomic window of Halobaculum sp. MBLA0147:
- a CDS encoding methyl-accepting chemotaxis protein, with protein MIRRVRRQYTYRLGAALAVAALATVLFGAGFAAYGTGAGVPVSEVVIAVCFVAVLHLGVLGVVLGGDVATELSRLTAAAEAVGDGDLDVDPRSRRSDEIGELGDALAEMRDSLRTAFDESERAREEAEAARADAEAQTESLLAAAEEVGAALEAVADGDLTHELDTDADEAAVARIADAYEAMATDLSATVDRIRTFAADVEETATATAEDAAQAARDHRELAAEIRDAADGVTAAADRLATVAEDVGDVSATIEEVAATSDEVADRAAAGGEVAATGADRSEAAVAAMETVETRVERLDELVAQLDERMADVEETTDLVADVAEQTDVLALNANVEAARVDVEGDGFGVVAEEVRSLAEESQTAIAEIEATVAETRADVDEVTDETAATRERLAESTESVSEAVETFRELSAVVAEVDDASDEIARATDDGAAAAESVAAAVSEVRERVAEAAEAAQSLAARAEATAETMAELETRAEDLVDDTVELRTMLDDFETRSSGDGRVAPDAATTEPTTGASTTGNSTTGASTTGSSTAGRPTSGSVGSSAGGDDR; from the coding sequence GTGATACGGCGCGTTCGACGGCAGTACACCTACCGGTTGGGAGCCGCACTCGCCGTGGCGGCGCTGGCGACGGTCCTGTTCGGCGCGGGGTTCGCGGCGTACGGGACCGGCGCCGGAGTCCCAGTCTCGGAGGTCGTGATCGCCGTCTGTTTCGTCGCCGTGCTCCACCTCGGCGTGCTCGGGGTGGTGCTCGGCGGCGACGTGGCGACGGAGTTGAGTCGGCTGACGGCCGCGGCGGAGGCGGTCGGCGACGGCGACTTGGACGTGGACCCACGGAGTCGGCGCAGCGACGAGATCGGCGAGTTGGGCGACGCACTCGCGGAGATGCGCGACTCGCTACGGACCGCCTTCGACGAGTCCGAGCGAGCCCGCGAGGAGGCGGAGGCGGCCCGCGCCGACGCCGAGGCGCAGACGGAGTCGTTGTTGGCGGCCGCCGAGGAGGTCGGGGCGGCGCTGGAGGCCGTGGCGGACGGCGACCTGACGCACGAACTCGACACGGACGCCGACGAGGCCGCCGTCGCGCGGATCGCGGACGCCTACGAGGCGATGGCGACGGACCTCTCGGCGACCGTCGACCGGATCAGGACGTTCGCGGCCGACGTGGAGGAGACGGCGACCGCGACGGCAGAGGACGCGGCGCAGGCGGCGCGGGACCACCGCGAGTTGGCCGCCGAGATCCGGGACGCGGCCGACGGCGTGACCGCCGCGGCGGACAGACTCGCGACGGTCGCGGAGGACGTGGGCGACGTGTCTGCGACGATCGAGGAGGTCGCCGCGACCAGCGACGAGGTGGCCGACCGAGCCGCCGCAGGCGGCGAGGTGGCGGCGACCGGCGCGGACCGTAGCGAGGCGGCCGTCGCGGCGATGGAGACGGTCGAGACGCGCGTGGAACGGCTCGACGAGTTGGTGGCGCAGTTGGACGAGCGGATGGCCGACGTGGAGGAGACGACGGACCTCGTCGCGGACGTGGCCGAACAGACGGACGTGCTCGCGTTGAACGCGAACGTCGAGGCCGCACGTGTCGACGTGGAGGGTGACGGCTTCGGCGTCGTCGCCGAGGAGGTGCGGAGTCTCGCCGAGGAGAGTCAGACGGCCATCGCCGAGATCGAGGCGACGGTCGCCGAGACACGAGCGGACGTGGACGAGGTGACCGACGAGACCGCCGCGACCCGCGAACGACTCGCCGAGAGCACCGAGTCCGTCTCGGAGGCCGTCGAGACGTTCCGGGAGCTGTCCGCGGTCGTCGCGGAGGTCGACGACGCCAGCGACGAGATCGCTCGGGCGACTGACGACGGGGCGGCCGCCGCGGAGTCGGTCGCGGCCGCCGTGAGCGAGGTACGCGAGCGGGTCGCCGAGGCGGCCGAGGCGGCCCAGTCGCTGGCGGCCCGCGCGGAGGCGACAGCCGAGACGATGGCCGAGTTGGAGACGCGTGCCGAGGACCTCGTCGACGACACCGTCGAACTCCGGACGATGCTCGACGACTTCGAGACACGGTCGAGTGGCGACGGGCGAGTGGCGCCGGACGCCGCCACGACGGAGCCGACGACTGGGGCTTCGACGACTGGAAATTCGACGACTGGGGCTTCGACGACCGGGAGCTCGACGGCTGGGCGGCCGACGAGCGGCTCGGTCGGATCGTCCGCGGGAGGTGACGACCGGTGA
- a CDS encoding rhodopsin, producing MTTTLLPLQVDQATVLQAAAVGYAVVLLALLVGVRRVDASLRRYCYPLVLLAALATVDSLWQATGGGSVVVNGNAVRVSTAALDVYAYAVLYGGTTLLAGASRRLVAAVTGVAVTMRVAFSLGNAAAPGTTLATLAAVGILGGYPVVVALYLRPVWRAAQRVPARQRLLHWKARNLQLFLFGMLVVYAFLLLSGLIQNIVVSQVLVQYPNLLFRGGVSLLIVHRLAGFEGRESLRLGGGAGDAGTDSSESASAGGAAAGD from the coding sequence GTGACTACCACACTACTCCCGTTGCAGGTGGACCAGGCGACGGTGCTGCAGGCGGCCGCCGTCGGGTACGCCGTCGTCCTCCTGGCGCTGCTGGTCGGCGTCAGACGCGTCGACGCGAGCCTCCGGCGGTACTGCTACCCGCTCGTCCTGCTGGCGGCGCTGGCGACCGTCGACTCGCTGTGGCAGGCGACCGGTGGCGGGAGTGTGGTCGTGAACGGCAACGCCGTCCGGGTGAGTACGGCAGCGCTGGACGTGTACGCCTACGCCGTGTTGTACGGCGGGACGACGCTGTTGGCGGGTGCTTCGCGCCGGCTCGTCGCCGCGGTGACCGGCGTCGCGGTCACGATGCGGGTGGCGTTCTCGTTGGGCAACGCCGCGGCACCGGGCACGACGCTGGCGACGCTGGCGGCCGTCGGCATCCTCGGCGGCTACCCCGTCGTCGTCGCGCTGTACCTGCGCCCGGTGTGGCGCGCGGCCCAGCGCGTCCCGGCACGACAGCGACTGCTCCACTGGAAGGCGCGCAACCTCCAACTGTTCCTGTTCGGGATGCTGGTGGTGTACGCCTTCCTGCTGTTGTCCGGACTGATCCAGAACATCGTCGTCAGTCAGGTGCTCGTCCAGTACCCGAACCTGCTGTTCCGCGGCGGCGTCTCGCTGTTGATCGTCCACCGGCTGGCCGGGTTCGAGGGCCGCGAGTCCCTGCGGCTGGGTGGCGGCGCCGGCGACGCCGGGACGGACTCCAGCGAGTCGGCGAGTGCCGGCGGGGCGGCGGCGGGCGACTGA
- the malQ gene encoding 4-alpha-glucanotransferase translates to MRFDRQSGVFCHVTSLPGRHGIGDLGAGATAFLDFLDAADQSLWQVCPLGPTTAGAYHSPYQTLSGFAGDPLLVALDPLGERGYLGDDELEPPAGVATDETRYDAVSEFKRDRLRTAFERFRESPADGDREAFDRFREREAAWLDDYALFVACKRAFDGAPWTEWPEPIRAHDEEAVERRREEFADDVAYHAFCQWLFDRQWRRVADAAHERGIEIVGDLPIYVAFDSADVWASPEAFQIEDGEPTAVAGVPPNPGDDGQRWGNPLYDWDELAARDYDWWLGRLRRLFELVDVTRIDHFKGFDEYWAIPGDSDDPADGEWRDAPGVDFFETVEAELGELPFLAEDLGFLDESVVALRDRFGFPGMRVPVYADWCAEGDRYQPMHYPEDSVGYTSTHDTDTFVGYYEDLPAEQRDCLHYNLGTDGEEIHWDLIEAVWNSNAAVAIAPLQDLLGLGSEARFNTPGTVEGNWQWRVTEEQLTDGVAERLARITDATLR, encoded by the coding sequence ATGCGATTCGATCGACAGAGTGGCGTGTTCTGTCACGTCACCTCGTTGCCGGGGCGACACGGCATCGGCGACCTCGGCGCGGGCGCGACCGCCTTCCTCGACTTTCTCGACGCGGCCGACCAGTCGCTGTGGCAGGTGTGTCCGCTCGGTCCGACGACGGCCGGGGCGTACCACTCCCCGTACCAGACGCTCTCCGGATTCGCCGGGGACCCACTGCTCGTCGCGCTCGACCCACTCGGCGAGCGGGGCTACCTCGGGGACGACGAACTCGAACCGCCGGCCGGCGTCGCCACCGACGAGACGCGCTACGACGCCGTGAGCGAGTTCAAACGCGACCGCCTGCGGACCGCCTTCGAGCGGTTCCGCGAGTCGCCAGCCGACGGCGACCGCGAGGCGTTCGACCGGTTCCGCGAGCGCGAAGCCGCGTGGCTCGACGACTACGCGCTGTTCGTCGCCTGCAAGCGCGCCTTCGACGGCGCGCCGTGGACGGAGTGGCCCGAGCCGATCCGGGCACACGACGAGGAAGCCGTCGAGCGCCGTCGCGAGGAGTTCGCCGACGACGTGGCGTACCACGCCTTCTGTCAGTGGCTGTTCGACCGGCAGTGGCGCCGCGTCGCGGACGCGGCCCACGAACGCGGGATCGAGATCGTCGGCGACCTCCCCATCTACGTCGCGTTCGACTCCGCAGACGTGTGGGCGTCGCCGGAGGCGTTCCAGATCGAGGACGGCGAGCCGACGGCCGTCGCGGGCGTCCCGCCGAACCCCGGCGACGACGGCCAGCGTTGGGGGAACCCACTGTACGACTGGGACGAACTCGCGGCCCGCGACTACGACTGGTGGCTCGGCCGCCTCCGCCGGCTGTTCGAGTTAGTCGACGTGACCCGCATCGACCACTTCAAGGGGTTCGACGAGTACTGGGCGATCCCCGGCGACAGCGACGACCCGGCGGACGGGGAGTGGCGCGACGCCCCCGGCGTCGACTTCTTCGAGACGGTGGAGGCGGAGTTGGGCGAGTTGCCGTTCCTCGCGGAGGACCTGGGCTTCCTCGACGAGTCCGTCGTGGCGCTGCGGGACCGGTTCGGGTTCCCGGGGATGCGCGTGCCGGTGTACGCCGACTGGTGTGCGGAGGGGGACCGCTACCAGCCGATGCACTACCCCGAGGACAGCGTCGGCTACACCTCGACCCACGACACGGACACGTTCGTCGGGTACTACGAGGACCTCCCGGCCGAGCAGCGGGACTGTCTCCACTACAACCTCGGGACGGACGGCGAGGAGATCCACTGGGACCTGATCGAGGCGGTCTGGAACTCGAACGCCGCGGTGGCGATCGCCCCACTACAGGATCTCCTCGGCCTCGGGAGCGAGGCGCGGTTCAACACCCCCGGCACCGTCGAGGGGAACTGGCAGTGGCGCGTCACAGAGGAGCAGTTGACCGACGGCGTGGCCGAACGGCTCGCGCGGATCACCGACGCGACGCTGCGGTGA
- a CDS encoding glycoside hydrolase family 15 protein, with product MRLRTALNEFKRDPSDGGAADTSTGAFSGRGDRLVHVDPRGRLRDYSYALSGLSGLDRSRFGIETADHTYWFDDLDIVRQHYYRETTLVETEYDAGRFTVHQYDITLGRAHVTHVELRGAVPPEASLIAFLTLAPEGRESRLGRLIHEDAGPEDSRVLEVFHRDEHDYVAASTGLDDVRGQVPERFYEILDDDPVEFPSESALNRYEDTHLSGDVVVTAPLEEAGRGRRTSLVTQLSDHTDVDRADALGDLANCVTEFDSARALRTVAGERTEVDVPDDVVRERTVRNDLRVLDLLESPSGARIAGPEFDPFFTNSGGYGYTWFRDDARISQLLLGSQRTLGLDVTEELVRSARFYCETQRPDGTWPHRVWAADGSLAPGWANGRVEGQADSTEYQADQTATVVRFLATLLDARGDELSREDRDRIQRTVADGVRALDDDLGAAGLPVACQNIWEDAAGQFTHTAATFLEAFAAVADAPVDEVTAGIARDGAELVAGSLHQLWLPEQCAYAVRRTDDGLDDRLDGATLALADALVVAEEVDEISLPDRLLPRVVAHTETTLSGLYRDPDDDPVAGLIRYEGDRWRTGGQHAEKVWSLTTAMGAVAAAKLGTLLEEIADGAVAFEGHLDAAAAPDGGRAEATADSSDASADAAEPTDASETTETEGATSDESTGTSTPPDRDRGPHERASADAATLFAWASDLYESIEDEGPLPTDAGYLPEQVFDDGSADSATPLGFSHGYRLQATALLSAADALPSSASETDSPPERPKWTTGEKFAVGTAADHTTETPSRVWFTATEGTLTEVRFPRVDLMNLRTLDFVVVCEDDSYTARSHVEGSAAADDTVERRVEPTADDALAFAHEIAETGDGRGHEWSLRVEYVTDPDHDALLADVTFESGDDHAYELYAVADTALTNTGTEDRGLRLGEPGSHYLVARDAEAYTGETADDVADQPVDPADRADTADERMAAGEPLLVDEDGDRYSVAATMATAGRFDWATVGRAGGALDEFFTDGVTPTTRDSITDERVVLVGRMGTGTAVRDTLALGFARQADVSASLGEAAGALADGFDAVRERYVDTWRSFLADKPLPDAVADEERLANQYRSALMTLRAVEDKTFVGASIASPSVPWGDAVTADVEKGYGYNFVWSRDLYQVFTAFELVDDLETAADQVAYVYNYQQDERGFIPQNTYLNGITRWGGEQMDNIAYPAVMAYHLHERGLTFDDVAYDYEHVRRSASYVVRNGPESGQERWEEESGYSPSTIAAEIAGLVAASELAAATGHDSDALVYRAVADSWANRVEEWTATTTGTDRHTETPYYLRVTRDGDPDAGHHRTLANGGPRLDERNVIDAGFLELARLGIRPWDDDVLETSLDVVDDEIRVDLPAGAAFYRYNGDGYGEVEQGDMGAPWSVEQPGKGRLWPILTGERAEYELRRDEPTDELVAPERALSAMAEFANSGRMIAEQVWDREVSTAYDWAYGEGTGSATPLAWSMAQYVRLAHGIDAGRPAETPAAVEERYVDRELHAPDESPALQVDTSFRGNEVVVSGKTTGAAVAVSTPADDAYVEVTDGAFEATVEIGYGENDVVVAAAADTALDEAGTTVRRFSV from the coding sequence ATGCGACTCCGCACCGCACTCAACGAGTTCAAACGCGATCCGTCGGACGGCGGCGCCGCCGACACGTCCACGGGCGCCTTCTCTGGCCGTGGGGATCGACTCGTCCACGTCGACCCCCGCGGTCGTCTCCGCGACTACTCGTACGCGCTGTCTGGGCTCTCCGGTCTCGACCGGTCTCGCTTCGGAATCGAGACGGCCGACCACACCTACTGGTTCGACGACCTCGACATCGTCCGGCAACACTACTACCGCGAGACCACCCTCGTGGAGACGGAGTACGACGCCGGCCGCTTCACCGTCCACCAGTACGACATCACCCTCGGACGCGCCCACGTCACCCACGTCGAACTCCGCGGCGCCGTGCCGCCGGAGGCGAGTCTGATCGCGTTCCTCACGCTCGCGCCGGAGGGCCGCGAGAGTCGCCTCGGCCGGCTGATCCACGAGGACGCCGGCCCCGAGGACAGTCGCGTGCTGGAGGTGTTCCACCGCGACGAACACGACTACGTCGCCGCCTCCACCGGGCTCGACGACGTGCGCGGACAGGTGCCCGAACGGTTCTACGAGATTCTCGACGACGACCCGGTCGAGTTCCCCTCGGAGTCGGCGCTGAACCGGTACGAGGACACCCACCTCTCCGGCGACGTGGTCGTCACCGCACCGCTGGAGGAAGCCGGCCGCGGCCGACGTACCTCGCTGGTGACGCAGTTGTCCGACCACACGGACGTGGACCGCGCGGACGCGCTGGGTGACCTGGCGAACTGCGTGACGGAGTTCGACTCGGCTCGTGCCTTGCGGACGGTCGCGGGCGAGCGCACGGAGGTGGACGTGCCCGACGACGTGGTCCGCGAGCGGACCGTCCGCAACGACCTCCGCGTGCTCGACTTACTGGAGTCGCCGTCCGGCGCACGGATCGCCGGCCCGGAGTTCGACCCGTTCTTCACCAACTCCGGCGGCTACGGCTACACCTGGTTCCGCGACGACGCGCGCATCTCGCAGCTCCTGCTCGGCTCCCAGCGGACGCTCGGACTGGACGTGACCGAGGAGTTGGTCCGGAGTGCGCGCTTCTACTGTGAGACACAGCGTCCAGACGGGACGTGGCCCCACCGCGTGTGGGCCGCCGACGGCTCGTTGGCCCCCGGGTGGGCGAACGGCCGGGTCGAGGGGCAGGCCGACTCGACGGAGTACCAGGCGGACCAGACGGCGACCGTCGTGCGGTTCCTCGCGACGTTGTTGGACGCCCGCGGCGACGAGTTGTCGCGCGAGGACCGCGACCGGATCCAGCGCACGGTCGCCGACGGGGTGCGGGCGCTGGACGACGACCTCGGGGCGGCCGGACTCCCGGTCGCGTGTCAGAACATCTGGGAGGACGCCGCCGGCCAGTTCACCCACACGGCGGCGACGTTCCTGGAGGCGTTCGCGGCGGTCGCGGACGCCCCCGTCGACGAGGTGACCGCCGGAATCGCCCGCGACGGGGCGGAACTCGTCGCCGGTAGCCTCCACCAGTTGTGGCTCCCCGAGCAGTGTGCCTACGCCGTCCGGCGGACGGACGACGGCCTCGACGACCGTCTCGACGGCGCGACACTCGCGTTGGCGGACGCGTTGGTCGTCGCGGAGGAGGTCGACGAGATCTCGCTCCCCGACCGCCTGCTCCCCCGCGTCGTGGCTCACACGGAGACGACGCTGTCGGGACTGTACCGCGACCCGGACGACGACCCGGTCGCCGGGTTGATCCGCTACGAGGGGGACCGCTGGCGCACCGGCGGCCAACACGCCGAGAAGGTGTGGTCGCTGACGACCGCGATGGGGGCCGTCGCCGCGGCGAAACTCGGTACGCTGCTGGAGGAGATCGCAGACGGCGCCGTCGCCTTCGAGGGCCACCTCGACGCCGCGGCGGCGCCCGACGGCGGGCGGGCGGAGGCCACCGCGGACTCGTCGGACGCGTCGGCAGACGCGGCGGAGCCGACCGACGCGAGTGAGACGACCGAGACGGAGGGGGCGACGAGCGACGAGTCGACCGGGACGTCCACTCCGCCAGACCGCGACCGCGGGCCACACGAGCGGGCGAGTGCGGACGCGGCGACGCTGTTCGCCTGGGCGAGCGATCTCTACGAGTCTATCGAGGACGAGGGGCCGCTGCCGACGGACGCGGGCTACCTCCCGGAGCAGGTGTTCGACGACGGGAGCGCCGACTCGGCGACGCCGCTGGGGTTCTCGCACGGCTACCGCCTGCAGGCGACGGCACTGCTGTCGGCCGCCGACGCCCTGCCGTCGAGCGCGAGCGAGACGGACAGCCCGCCGGAACGCCCGAAGTGGACGACCGGCGAGAAGTTCGCCGTTGGCACCGCCGCCGACCACACCACCGAGACGCCCTCGCGGGTGTGGTTCACCGCCACGGAGGGTACACTGACGGAGGTGCGGTTCCCGCGCGTCGACCTGATGAACCTCCGGACGCTGGACTTCGTGGTCGTCTGCGAGGACGACTCCTACACCGCGCGGAGTCACGTCGAGGGGTCGGCGGCGGCCGACGACACGGTCGAGCGACGTGTGGAACCGACCGCGGACGACGCCCTGGCGTTCGCCCACGAGATCGCGGAGACCGGCGACGGACGGGGCCACGAGTGGTCGCTGCGCGTCGAGTACGTCACGGACCCGGACCACGACGCGCTCCTCGCCGACGTGACCTTCGAGTCCGGCGACGACCACGCCTACGAACTGTACGCCGTCGCGGACACGGCACTCACGAACACCGGGACGGAGGACCGGGGTCTCCGCCTCGGGGAGCCGGGGAGTCACTACTTGGTCGCCCGCGACGCGGAGGCGTACACCGGCGAGACGGCCGACGACGTGGCCGACCAGCCGGTCGACCCCGCGGATCGGGCCGACACGGCCGACGAGCGGATGGCGGCCGGCGAACCGCTGTTGGTCGACGAGGACGGGGACCGCTACTCCGTCGCCGCGACGATGGCGACCGCCGGCCGGTTCGACTGGGCGACGGTCGGGCGTGCCGGCGGCGCGCTCGACGAGTTCTTCACCGACGGCGTCACGCCGACGACACGCGACTCGATCACGGACGAGCGGGTCGTGCTCGTCGGGCGGATGGGTACCGGCACCGCAGTTCGAGACACGCTCGCACTCGGGTTCGCTCGCCAGGCGGACGTGTCCGCGTCGCTGGGTGAGGCGGCGGGCGCACTCGCCGACGGGTTCGACGCCGTCCGCGAGCGCTACGTCGACACCTGGCGGTCGTTCCTCGCGGACAAGCCGCTCCCGGACGCCGTCGCCGACGAGGAGCGGCTGGCGAACCAGTACCGCTCGGCACTGATGACGCTGCGTGCCGTCGAAGACAAGACGTTCGTCGGCGCCTCCATCGCGTCGCCGTCCGTCCCCTGGGGCGACGCCGTCACCGCCGACGTGGAGAAGGGGTACGGCTACAACTTCGTCTGGTCGCGGGACCTCTACCAGGTGTTCACGGCCTTCGAGTTGGTCGACGACCTCGAGACCGCGGCCGACCAGGTGGCGTACGTCTACAACTACCAGCAGGACGAGCGCGGGTTCATCCCCCAGAACACGTACCTCAACGGGATCACCCGCTGGGGTGGCGAGCAGATGGACAACATCGCCTACCCGGCGGTGATGGCGTACCACCTCCACGAGCGGGGGCTGACGTTCGACGACGTGGCCTACGACTACGAGCACGTCCGCCGCTCTGCGAGTTACGTCGTCCGGAACGGCCCCGAGAGCGGCCAGGAACGCTGGGAGGAGGAGTCCGGCTACTCCCCGTCGACCATCGCCGCGGAGATCGCCGGACTCGTCGCCGCAAGCGAGTTGGCCGCCGCGACCGGCCACGACTCGGACGCGCTGGTGTACCGCGCGGTGGCGGACAGCTGGGCCAACCGCGTCGAGGAGTGGACCGCGACGACCACCGGGACGGACCGTCACACGGAGACGCCGTACTACCTCCGGGTGACCCGCGACGGCGACCCGGACGCGGGTCACCACCGGACGCTGGCGAACGGTGGGCCACGCTTGGACGAGCGGAACGTGATCGACGCCGGCTTCCTGGAGTTGGCGCGGCTCGGCATCCGGCCGTGGGACGACGACGTACTGGAGACCTCCCTCGACGTGGTGGACGACGAGATCCGCGTCGACCTGCCCGCGGGGGCGGCGTTCTACCGCTACAACGGCGACGGTTACGGCGAGGTCGAGCAGGGCGACATGGGTGCGCCGTGGTCCGTCGAGCAGCCGGGGAAGGGTCGCCTCTGGCCGATCCTCACCGGCGAGCGGGCGGAGTACGAACTCCGGCGCGACGAGCCGACGGACGAACTGGTCGCACCCGAGCGGGCGCTCTCGGCGATGGCGGAGTTCGCCAACTCCGGGCGGATGATCGCCGAGCAGGTGTGGGACCGCGAGGTGTCGACGGCCTACGACTGGGCGTACGGCGAGGGGACCGGCTCGGCGACGCCGCTGGCGTGGTCGATGGCCCAGTACGTCCGTCTCGCCCACGGGATCGACGCCGGACGGCCGGCGGAGACACCCGCGGCGGTCGAGGAGCGGTACGTCGACCGCGAACTGCACGCCCCCGACGAGAGCCCGGCGCTGCAGGTGGACACCAGCTTCCGCGGCAACGAGGTGGTCGTCAGCGGGAAGACGACCGGCGCTGCCGTCGCCGTCTCCACGCCGGCAGACGACGCGTACGTCGAGGTGACCGACGGCGCGTTCGAGGCGACCGTCGAGATCGGCTACGGCGAGAACGACGTCGTCGTCGCTGCCGCCGCCGACACGGCGCTCGACGAGGCGGGGACGACCGTGCGGCGGTTCTCCGTCTGA
- a CDS encoding DUF3179 domain-containing (seleno)protein, whose translation MNRRDALAGLAVGVGSLAGCLDVFGRGGRSGRATQTERGSRTGRTESDESGERDEQRRDAYDGSLAAQGVPTTICSEAVVADPGKEALVDPQFAPDWTSHRISDRYEPATGSSGGIDPRQTVVVVETGDGRARAYPLEVLAEHEIVNDTFGGPLLVTFCPICRSGVVADRRVPASSDATGGRSGGGTESGGGGGDTENGGDTESGGDTENATAAEHAVAGETLTFAVSGLLWQPERIQVAAAEQGNRTFGAERTGGESVGVRAGGNLVLYDTATGSYWSQILARAICGPATGTTLPVRPSRVTTWETFRAERPDGEVLLPPPHSGVHDRGAYVGRTPGPPPERSTSDEQ comes from the coding sequence GTGAACCGCCGCGACGCGCTCGCCGGACTCGCCGTCGGTGTCGGGAGTCTCGCGGGCTGTCTGGACGTGTTCGGCCGCGGCGGGCGGAGTGGCCGGGCTACGCAGACGGAGCGAGGCAGTCGGACCGGCCGGACCGAGAGTGACGAGAGTGGCGAGCGTGACGAGCAGCGCCGCGACGCGTACGACGGGAGTCTCGCGGCACAGGGTGTCCCGACGACGATCTGTTCGGAGGCGGTCGTCGCGGACCCGGGGAAGGAGGCGCTCGTCGACCCGCAGTTCGCCCCCGACTGGACGAGTCACCGGATCTCGGACCGCTACGAACCGGCGACGGGATCGTCGGGTGGGATCGACCCACGACAGACGGTCGTCGTCGTCGAGACCGGAGACGGGCGCGCTCGCGCCTACCCGCTGGAGGTGCTCGCGGAACACGAGATCGTGAACGACACCTTCGGCGGACCGCTGCTGGTGACGTTCTGTCCGATCTGTCGCAGCGGTGTCGTCGCCGACCGGCGCGTCCCGGCGTCGAGTGACGCCACGGGCGGCAGGAGCGGCGGGGGCACCGAGAGCGGTGGAGGCGGCGGCGACACCGAGAACGGCGGGGACACCGAGAGCGGCGGAGACACCGAGAACGCCACGGCGGCGGAGCACGCGGTGGCTGGCGAAACGCTCACCTTCGCCGTCTCGGGACTACTCTGGCAGCCCGAGCGCATCCAGGTGGCGGCCGCAGAGCAGGGGAACCGGACGTTCGGCGCCGAGCGCACCGGCGGCGAGAGCGTCGGCGTCCGCGCGGGCGGCAACCTCGTGTTGTACGACACCGCAACCGGGAGCTACTGGAGTCAGATCCTCGCGCGGGCCATCTGTGGGCCGGCGACCGGGACGACGCTGCCCGTCCGTCCCTCGCGCGTGACGACGTGGGAGACGTTCCGCGCCGAGCGACCGGACGGCGAAGTCCTGCTCCCACCGCCACACTCGGGGGTCCACGACCGCGGCGCGTACGTCGGGCGCACCCCCGGGCCGCCGCCCGAGCGGTCCACGTCGGACGAGCAGTAA
- the fer gene encoding ferredoxin Fer, translating to MASPYEVLGVDPDADEAEIDRAYRRRVIETHPDQGGSVSEFRVVKSAYEEIQAGTEPALDEPDGDANGTVGDENGTAERDEDAGATATETSERGSGASASAEPRSRADEPGSRADWRRRSRAGDTETEADPQVGTTVSYLDYEAVVDRGWSLDDDPFETAATAELDDETFGRFYAEPKETLLEAAEERGYAWPFACRGGACANCAVMVVEGEMATPNDHILSDDLVDRGFQLSCIASPVTEELKVLFNVKRIPELEELLLPADRFDRRHQD from the coding sequence GTGGCCTCCCCGTACGAGGTGTTGGGCGTCGACCCGGATGCGGACGAGGCGGAGATCGACCGCGCGTACCGCCGGCGCGTGATCGAGACCCACCCGGACCAGGGTGGCTCCGTCTCCGAGTTCCGCGTCGTCAAGTCCGCCTACGAGGAGATCCAAGCCGGCACAGAGCCGGCGCTCGACGAGCCCGACGGCGACGCGAACGGGACGGTCGGCGACGAGAACGGGACCGCCGAACGGGACGAGGACGCGGGAGCGACCGCGACCGAGACGAGCGAACGTGGCTCGGGCGCGAGCGCGTCTGCCGAGCCGAGGTCGCGTGCAGACGAGCCAGGGTCGCGTGCGGACTGGCGACGGCGGTCCCGGGCGGGCGACACGGAGACCGAGGCCGACCCGCAGGTGGGGACGACCGTCTCGTACCTCGACTACGAGGCGGTCGTCGACCGCGGGTGGTCGCTGGACGACGACCCGTTCGAGACGGCCGCGACGGCGGAGTTGGACGACGAGACGTTCGGGCGGTTCTACGCGGAGCCGAAAGAGACCCTGTTGGAGGCGGCCGAGGAGCGCGGCTACGCCTGGCCGTTCGCCTGCCGTGGCGGCGCGTGTGCGAACTGTGCGGTGATGGTCGTCGAGGGGGAGATGGCGACGCCGAACGACCACATCCTCTCCGACGACCTCGTCGACCGCGGGTTCCAGTTGTCCTGTATCGCCTCCCCCGTGACGGAGGAGCTGAAGGTGCTGTTCAACGTCAAACGCATCCCGGAACTCGAAGAACTCCTCCTCCCCGCCGACCGGTTCGACCGTCGTCACCAGGACTGA